In Helianthus annuus cultivar XRQ/B chromosome 3, HanXRQr2.0-SUNRISE, whole genome shotgun sequence, a single window of DNA contains:
- the LOC110931507 gene encoding uncharacterized protein LOC110931507, translating to METVVDISGSATKDTVKYVSQSFKEDALTWWKALIQSTSKVAMYKLSWSKFVELIRETYCPPHEVEKVETDFLKLIMKGLECRAYVPEYNSLSRLVPYLITPESKFIVRFIRGLTPEIKGMVKSSKPATFISAVDLALSLTKDEIRARAIKAEENHKRMYDATPSKDYKEGKTGSNYNQSKPNEAKPECKTCRKQHFGKCFREQTKGCGICKKMDDKSHECKDLKDATCYGYGEKGHIKTHCPKRATDKKNKATDG from the coding sequence ATGGAAACCGTTGTTGATATAAGCGGTTCTGCCACCAAGGACACTGTTAAATATGTGTCCCAATCCTTCAAGGAGGATGCTCTGACTTGGTGGAAGGCACTGATCCAATCCACTAGCAAGGTTGCAATGTACAAACTTAGTTGGTCAAAGTTCGTGGAACTAATCCGCGAGACTTATTGCCCACCTCACGAGGTGGAGAAAGTTGAAACTGACTTTTTAAAGCTGATCATGAAAGGCCTCGAGTGTCGAGCCTATGTACCGGAATACAACTCTTTATCAAGACTCGTGCCGTATTTAATTACCCCTGAGTCCAAGTTCATTGTGCGGTTTATCAGAGGACTCACTCCAGAAATTAAGGGGATGGTTAaatcctccaaacctgcaactttTATATCCGCTGTGGATCTGGCTCTTTCTCTTACTAAAGATGAGATAAGAGCAAGGGCGATTAAGGCCGAAGAGAATCATAAGCGAATGTATGATGCTACCCCAAGTAAGGATTACAAAGAGGGTAAGACTGGTTCGAATTATAACCAATCCAAGCCGAATGAGGCAAAACCCGAATGTAAAACCTGTAGGAAGCAACACTTCGGAAAATGTTTCCGTGAGCAGACCAAGGGATGTGGCATCTGTAAGAAAATGGATGACAAGTCTCATGAATGCAAAGACTTGAAAGACGCCACTTGTTATGGATATGGCGAGAAAGGGCATATAAAGACCCACTGCCCAAAGAGGGCAACTGACAAGAAGAACAAGGCCACTGATGGCTAG